One segment of Accipiter gentilis chromosome 26, bAccGen1.1, whole genome shotgun sequence DNA contains the following:
- the LECT2 gene encoding leukocyte cell-derived chemotaxin-2 gives MKMQRVTAVILVIAISSATAAQWAKICSSQPANKIRGCDSKGCGGFNDPRGGRKHRGVDVVCEDGSVVYAPFSGKIDKQARPYGNGNAIDDGVQLSGSGFCIKMFYIKPVKYSGPIKKGEKIGILLPMQRVYRGITSHVHIQNCDLTDPTPNL, from the exons ATGAAAATGCAGAGAGTCACAGCAGTCATACTCGTGATTGCGATCTCCAGTG ctaCTGCAGCACAATGGGCGAAAATCTGCTCAAGTCAACCCGCAAACAAAATCAGAGGCTGCGACTCCAAGGGCTGTGGTGGATTCAATGACCCCAG aggagggaggaagcaCAGAGGAGTGGACGTGGTGTGTGAGGACGGCTCGGTGGTGTACGCACCCTTCTCGGGGAAGATTGACAAACAAGCCAGGCCCTATGGAAACGGCAATGCCATTGACGACGGAGTCCAGCTTTCGGGATCAG GATTCTGCATTAAGATGTTTTATATCAAACCTGTCAAGTACAGTGGCCCCATcaagaagggagagaaaatcggCATCCTGCTGCCCATGCAAAGGGTCTACCGAGGAATTACATCCCATGTCCATATCCAGAACTGCGACTTAACAGATCCTACTCCCAACCTGTAA
- the LOC126051142 gene encoding myeloid protein 1 encodes MPALSLVALVSLVSTVFARQLDAHPPQQQHRHWAQICSGNPTNKIRGCDRYGCGHFGADRHSGKGKHVGVDVICADGAMVYAPFSGQLSGPIRFFHNGNAIDDGVQIRGSGYCVKLVCIHPIRYHGQIQRGQHLGRMLPMQKVFPGITSHIHVENCDHSDPTHLLTPNAPVVPPFPQQDRHWATVCSGNPTNEIRGCDKYGCGYYGAPRHNGKGKHVGVDVICADGATVYAPFSGELSGPIKIFHNGNAIDDGVQIRGSGFCVKLVCIHPIRYNGRISKGQVLGRMLPMQRVFPGITSHIHVENCDRSDPTSNLERGKGQRV; translated from the exons ATGCCAGCTCTCAGTCTGGTCGCTCtggtcagcttggtgtccactG TTTTTGCCAGGCAGTTGGACGCACATCCGCCCCAACAACAACACAGACACTGGGCACAAATCTGCAGCGGGAATCCCACCAACAAAATCCGGGGCTGTGATAGATATGGCTGTGGCCATTTTGGTGCTGACAG GCACAGTGGTAAAGGAAAGCATGTGGGCGTGGATGTCATCTGTGCTGATGGAGCGATGGTGTACGCTCCTTTTAGCGGCCAGCTCTCCGGACCCATTCGATTCTTTCATAATGGAAATGCCATCGATGATGGAGTCCAAATCAGGGGATCAG GTTACTGTGTAAAGCTCGTCTGTATTCACCCCATCCGGTACCACGGCCAAATCCAGAGAGGGCAACACCTCGGGAGAATGCTGCCAATGCAAAAAGTATTTCCTGGCATTACCTCTCACATCCACGTTGAGAACTGCGACCACTCCGATCCTACTCACTTACTTACACCTAATGcacctg tTGTTCCACCATTCCCACAACAAGACAGACACTGGGCAACGGTGTGCTCTGGCAATCCTACAAATGAGATAAGAGGCTGTGATAAGTATGGCTGCGGATACTACGGCGCTCCAAG ACACAACGGTAAAGGAAAGCATGTGGGTGTGGATGTCATCTGTGCTGATGGAGCAACCGTGTATGCTCCCTTTTCTGGTGAGCTCTCTGGACCCATTAAAATTTTCCACAACGGAAATGCCATTGATGATGGAGTCCAAATCAGAGGATCAG GCTTCTGTGTAAAACTCGTCTGCATCCATCCCATCAGATACAACGGTAGAATTTCTAAGGGACAAGTCCTTGGGAGAATGTTGCCAATGCAAAGAGTATTTCCCGGGATCACCTCTCATATTCATGTTGAGAACTGTGATCGCTCAGATCCTACTAGCAATCTTGAAAGGGGGAAAGGGCAAAGAGTGTGA